A portion of the Sulfurospirillum diekertiae genome contains these proteins:
- a CDS encoding urea amidolyase associated protein UAAP2, with protein MKREIQTAIYNEHVPSGIPWSKIIYKGQTLRIVDLEGCQAVDTLFYNAHDHEERYSASDTIREQGSIFITTGTKLISSDDNVLMEVVADTCGNHDTLGGHCSAESNTVRFGHDKKYMHSCRDNFLFEVGELEMNPRDLTNNINFFMNVPVEENGHLAIVDGISKPGDYVEMTAVMDTLVLVSNCPQLNNPCNGFNPTPIQMIVWDKE; from the coding sequence ATGAAACGAGAAATTCAAACCGCCATTTACAATGAACATGTGCCTTCTGGCATTCCATGGTCAAAAATCATTTATAAAGGACAAACACTGCGCATTGTGGATTTAGAGGGATGTCAAGCGGTCGATACACTGTTTTATAATGCACATGATCACGAAGAGCGTTACAGTGCGTCCGATACGATACGAGAACAAGGCAGTATCTTTATTACGACAGGAACGAAACTGATCTCCAGCGATGACAATGTGTTGATGGAAGTGGTGGCAGATACGTGTGGAAACCATGATACCCTTGGTGGACATTGCAGTGCCGAGAGCAATACCGTACGTTTCGGGCATGATAAAAAGTACATGCACAGCTGTCGCGATAACTTTTTATTTGAAGTCGGTGAATTGGAGATGAACCCTCGTGATCTTACCAATAACATTAACTTTTTTATGAACGTCCCTGTGGAAGAAAATGGTCATTTAGCGATTGTGGATGGTATCTCCAAACCGGGTGATTATGTCGAAATGACAGCGGTGATGGATACCTTAGTCTTAGTTTCCAACTGCCCACAGCTCAACAATCCGTGCAATGGATTTAATCCGACACCCATACAGATGATCGTCTGGGATAAAGAGTGA
- a CDS encoding urea amidolyase associated protein UAAP1 has protein sequence MISKHLNLKQESIVLDEVLPGGGKWSKIIKRGQKVRISTEDGKGAVSALFYNADNTAERYNFADTVKIQWNAFLGKGKVLFSELGHILFSITEDTTNGLMDTVAGMSNPRLVKENFGEGSFNDIRNRYYKSDRENFLVELGKYGMGKRDIVACLNLFRKVDVKEGSKLSLSPLRPETCGYIELRAEMNVLLVLSNTPHVMEKGVYNPSDVQITIYQGAPLSEDDFCMNFSPEAKRGFENNARYFA, from the coding sequence ATGATAAGCAAACATCTCAATCTTAAGCAAGAGAGCATTGTGCTGGATGAAGTATTGCCCGGCGGTGGTAAATGGTCTAAAATCATTAAACGTGGTCAAAAGGTGCGCATCAGCACGGAAGATGGCAAAGGAGCTGTGAGTGCTCTTTTTTACAATGCTGATAATACCGCTGAGCGCTATAACTTCGCCGATACGGTTAAAATTCAATGGAACGCATTTTTAGGAAAAGGCAAAGTTCTGTTTTCAGAACTCGGACATATTCTCTTTTCTATTACCGAAGATACGACCAACGGACTCATGGATACAGTAGCAGGCATGAGCAATCCACGCCTTGTCAAAGAAAATTTTGGTGAAGGGTCATTTAACGATATTCGTAACCGCTACTACAAGAGTGATCGTGAAAATTTCTTGGTAGAGCTTGGAAAATACGGTATGGGAAAACGAGACATTGTTGCGTGTCTTAATCTGTTTCGTAAAGTAGATGTTAAAGAGGGAAGCAAACTTTCTCTTTCACCGTTGCGCCCAGAGACGTGTGGTTATATTGAGTTAAGAGCAGAGATGAATGTGCTTTTAGTGCTCTCTAACACACCGCATGTGATGGAAAAAGGGGTGTATAACCCTAGTGATGTGCAAATCACCATTTATCAAGGTGCTCCTTTGAGTGAAGATGATTTTTGTATGAATTTTAGTCCCGAAGCCAAACGTGGTTTTGAGAACAATGCCCGCTATTTTGCGTAA
- a CDS encoding ABC transporter ATP-binding protein, with translation MSLITIKNLWKRYGETVVLENLSFSIEAGEFCTLVGPSGCGKSTFLKMLLGEESPTKGLFLFEGKPFPAEPSAERGIVFQRYSLFSHLSVLENVMLGIELGASPLLGKLFGKAKKRAREEAIAMLEAVGLGDVLHHYPSQLSGGMQQRLSIAQSLVKKPKLLLLDEPFGALDPGIRADMHALILDLWKKNNLTVVMVTHDLHEGFYLGTRLLVFDKVRLDPQAPNAFGAKITYDIPLHDKKEKESVFKKN, from the coding sequence ATGAGTTTAATCACCATTAAGAACTTGTGGAAACGCTATGGTGAAACGGTTGTGTTGGAAAACCTCTCCTTTAGTATTGAAGCAGGAGAATTTTGTACGCTGGTTGGCCCTTCAGGGTGTGGCAAGAGTACGTTTTTAAAAATGCTTTTAGGGGAAGAGAGCCCGACAAAAGGTCTGTTTTTATTTGAAGGCAAACCGTTCCCTGCCGAGCCAAGCGCTGAGCGAGGTATTGTGTTTCAGCGCTATTCACTCTTTTCGCATCTGAGTGTATTGGAAAATGTAATGCTTGGCATTGAACTAGGGGCATCGCCTCTTTTGGGTAAACTCTTTGGTAAAGCGAAGAAAAGAGCACGTGAAGAGGCGATAGCGATGCTTGAAGCAGTAGGGCTAGGGGATGTGTTGCATCACTATCCAAGTCAACTCTCCGGTGGTATGCAGCAACGTCTCTCCATCGCGCAATCGTTGGTGAAAAAGCCAAAACTGTTACTGCTCGATGAGCCTTTTGGTGCACTGGATCCGGGTATCAGGGCTGACATGCACGCACTCATTTTGGATTTATGGAAAAAAAATAATTTAACGGTTGTGATGGTCACGCATGATCTTCACGAAGGATTTTACCTAGGAACAAGGCTTCTGGTGTTCGATAAAGTACGTCTTGACCCACAAGCACCGAATGCCTTTGGAGCCAAAATAACCTATGATATTCCCCTTCACGATAAAAAAGAGAAGGAGAGTGTGTTTAAAAAAAATTAA
- a CDS encoding ABC transporter permease, translating to MRLINQKPSHSKALVLGLMPFLLIVLMYVFASNARLHENEDDKLLPSFSHMVDTMEKSALSPSKRSGEVIFINDTLSSLKRLGIGVVISALMGLIISIPLGLIPLVRAGLSPFIAAFSMVPPIAILPILFIIFGMGEVAKVALIVIGVTPLIVRDLQHRVEEFSKEQLIKAQTLGASTWTLVIRIILPQMLPRLLDSVRLTLGTAWIFLISSEAIAATEGLGYRIFLVRRYLAMDMILPYVIWITLLAFLADFLLKKFTCKLFPWYENKDKA from the coding sequence ATGCGACTGATTAACCAAAAGCCTTCTCATTCCAAAGCTCTTGTGCTAGGGCTGATGCCTTTTTTACTGATTGTGTTGATGTATGTTTTTGCATCGAATGCAAGACTACACGAAAATGAGGACGATAAACTCTTACCCTCTTTTTCGCATATGGTTGACACAATGGAAAAATCTGCCTTAAGTCCTAGCAAGCGTTCAGGAGAGGTTATTTTTATCAATGATACGCTCTCTTCGCTCAAACGTTTAGGCATTGGTGTGGTTATCAGTGCTCTTATGGGGCTTATCATTAGTATTCCTCTAGGGCTTATTCCGTTAGTCAGAGCGGGTCTTTCACCCTTTATCGCAGCTTTTTCAATGGTACCACCGATTGCCATTTTACCTATTCTCTTTATTATATTTGGGATGGGGGAAGTGGCAAAAGTGGCACTCATTGTTATCGGTGTCACACCACTTATCGTGCGTGATTTACAACACCGCGTTGAGGAGTTTTCCAAAGAGCAGCTCATTAAAGCGCAAACATTGGGTGCTTCGACATGGACGCTTGTGATCCGTATCATTCTTCCGCAAATGTTACCGCGCCTTTTAGATTCGGTACGTTTGACCTTGGGAACCGCGTGGATATTTTTGATCTCCTCAGAAGCTATTGCTGCTACAGAGGGGCTTGGGTATCGCATCTTTTTGGTGCGTCGTTATTTGGCGATGGATATGATTTTACCCTATGTTATTTGGATCACTTTGTTGGCTTTTTTAGCAGATTTTCTACTGAAAAAGTTTACATGTAAACTTTTCCCATGGTACGAAAATAAGGATAAAGCATGA
- a CDS encoding putative urea ABC transporter substrate-binding protein, with protein sequence MNAFFSPTLKLLVAATLAMSIGASTLAAEVKDKFQVAWTIYVGWMPWDYAEQSGIIDKWAKKYGIEIKMVQVNDYVESINQYTAGKFDGCVMTNMDALTIPAAGGVDSTAVIIGDFSNGNDGIILKDKKKLSDIKGQNVNLVELSVSHYLLARGLESVGMSEKDVKVVNTSDADIVAAFSSKDVTSLVTWNPQLSEIKAMKGATLAFDSSKIPGEIIDMLVLNTKTMQDNPKLAKALTGAWYEVMAQMKKGDAQAISMMAKASGTDVAGFNSQLKTTKMFYDAKDALAFSTSAALPATMQKVSEFSFEHGILGDGAKDATFVGMSFPNGKAYGSASNIKLRFSDEYMKLASEGKL encoded by the coding sequence ATGAACGCTTTCTTCTCACCCACCCTTAAGTTATTAGTTGCCGCAACGCTGGCTATGTCCATTGGTGCTTCTACTCTTGCAGCAGAAGTTAAAGATAAATTTCAAGTGGCTTGGACCATTTACGTTGGCTGGATGCCTTGGGATTATGCTGAGCAATCTGGTATTATTGACAAATGGGCTAAAAAATACGGTATTGAGATAAAGATGGTACAAGTCAATGACTATGTCGAATCCATCAATCAATACACTGCAGGCAAATTTGATGGCTGTGTGATGACCAATATGGATGCATTGACTATCCCAGCAGCGGGTGGTGTGGATTCAACAGCGGTTATCATTGGCGATTTCTCCAACGGAAACGATGGTATCATTCTCAAAGATAAGAAAAAACTCTCCGATATTAAAGGTCAAAATGTCAATTTAGTGGAACTCTCTGTTTCTCACTATCTTTTAGCACGTGGACTTGAATCAGTTGGGATGAGCGAAAAAGATGTAAAAGTAGTCAACACCTCTGATGCCGATATCGTGGCTGCCTTTTCTTCGAAAGATGTCACCTCTTTAGTCACATGGAATCCACAACTCAGTGAAATCAAGGCGATGAAAGGTGCAACTTTGGCTTTTGATTCCAGTAAAATCCCTGGCGAAATTATTGATATGCTTGTGTTAAACACCAAAACAATGCAAGACAATCCAAAGCTTGCTAAAGCACTTACAGGCGCATGGTATGAAGTGATGGCACAAATGAAAAAAGGTGATGCTCAAGCGATTAGCATGATGGCAAAAGCTTCTGGAACGGATGTTGCGGGTTTTAACAGCCAACTTAAAACCACCAAAATGTTTTACGATGCGAAAGATGCTTTAGCCTTTTCAACCAGTGCGGCACTGCCTGCAACGATGCAAAAAGTGAGTGAGTTTTCCTTTGAACATGGCATTTTAGGCGATGGCGCTAAAGATGCAACGTTTGTTGGCATGTCCTTTCCAAATGGAAAAGCGTATGGCAGTGCGAGCAATATCAAGCTTCGCTTTAGCGACGAATACATGAAACTAGCGAGTGAAGGTAAACTTTAA